From Salinibacterium sp. ZJ450, one genomic window encodes:
- the otsB gene encoding trehalose-phosphatase has product MTEIVPTPGLGDDLQRLATASRQLLVALDFDGTLAPEVDEPEEARALPAAHAAVLRLLALPRTRVALISGRALKSLEHVSDLPDSALLVGSHGIEIRLDSPDTQLLLEDAERERRDTLETVLRSVAENIDGVWVEEKPAGFALHTRLATEQDSREAHLVALRDTQPDAQNLTVRAGKNVLEFSVRSTTKGESIEHLRRYTRSDAVFFAGDDVTDEDGFAALQPGDFGLKSGPGDTLANHRVAGPIEVAAVLSDLAELREHATRE; this is encoded by the coding sequence GTGACCGAGATCGTGCCGACGCCGGGGCTCGGCGATGACCTGCAGAGGCTGGCCACCGCCAGCCGGCAGCTGCTCGTGGCGCTCGATTTCGACGGCACCCTGGCGCCCGAGGTCGACGAGCCTGAGGAGGCCCGGGCGTTGCCCGCGGCCCACGCCGCCGTGCTGCGCCTGCTTGCGCTGCCGAGAACCCGCGTCGCCCTGATCTCGGGGCGGGCGCTGAAGTCACTCGAGCACGTCTCCGACCTGCCCGATTCCGCGCTGCTGGTGGGATCGCACGGCATCGAGATTCGGCTGGACAGCCCAGACACCCAGCTGCTGCTCGAGGATGCGGAACGTGAGCGCCGCGACACCCTGGAGACCGTGCTGCGATCGGTCGCTGAGAACATCGATGGGGTCTGGGTGGAGGAGAAACCGGCCGGGTTCGCGCTGCATACCCGGCTCGCCACCGAGCAGGACAGCCGCGAAGCGCACCTGGTGGCGCTCCGCGACACCCAGCCGGACGCGCAGAACCTCACGGTGCGCGCCGGCAAGAACGTGCTCGAGTTCTCTGTGCGGTCGACCACGAAGGGTGAATCGATCGAACACCTGCGCCGGTACACCCGTTCCGACGCGGTGTTCTTCGCCGGCGACGACGTGACAGACGAAGACGGATTCGCGGCGCTGCAGCCGGGCGACTTCGGCCTGAAGAGCGGCCCCGGCGACACCCTGGCGAATCACCGGGTGGCCGGCCCGATCGAGGTCGCGGCGGTGCTCTCCGACCTAGCCGAGCTCCGCGAACACGCGACTCGAGAGTAA
- the glpK gene encoding glycerol kinase GlpK — translation MSRVVVAIDQGTTSSRAMVFDESGVVVARAQREHRQIFPAPGWVEHDAEEIWRNIRELLAEAIENASFSPADVAAVGITNQRETTVLWDRHTGKPVSNALVWQDTRTQPIVDRLAAAGGVTRFAETTGLPLSTYFSATKIAWILENVPGARERANAGDLLFGTTDSWLLWNLTGGVDGGVHATDVTNASRTLLMDLTTLDWDDAILREFDVPRSLLPDIRSSSEVYGTIAAGLPLAGVPVAGILGDQQAATFGQAAFSPGEAKNTYGTGNFLIVNTGTEIMRSEHGLLSTVAYKLGDGPVNYALEGSIAVTGSLVQWLRDNLGLIDSADEIEQLAASVDDCGGAYIVPAFSGLFAPYWRPDARGAIVGLTRFVTKAHLARAALESTAYQTWEVLDAVNADGGTPIAELKVDGGMAVNSLLMQFQADILGVPVVRPQVTETTALGAAYAAGLAVGVWADLDELRQHWREDERWIPALAPTERDRLRRTWRKAVTKTFDWVDADTAS, via the coding sequence GTGAGCCGAGTAGTCGTCGCAATCGACCAGGGAACCACGAGCAGTCGGGCGATGGTATTCGACGAGTCCGGCGTCGTCGTCGCCCGCGCGCAACGGGAGCACCGCCAGATCTTTCCCGCGCCCGGCTGGGTCGAGCACGACGCCGAGGAGATCTGGCGCAATATCCGCGAGTTGCTGGCCGAGGCGATCGAGAACGCGTCATTTAGCCCGGCGGATGTCGCGGCCGTGGGCATCACCAACCAACGGGAGACCACCGTGCTGTGGGACCGGCACACCGGCAAACCCGTCAGCAACGCCCTCGTCTGGCAGGACACCCGCACCCAACCGATCGTCGACCGCCTCGCCGCCGCGGGCGGCGTGACCCGCTTCGCCGAGACCACCGGGCTGCCGCTGTCCACCTACTTCTCCGCCACCAAGATCGCCTGGATCCTGGAGAACGTGCCGGGGGCGCGTGAGCGGGCGAATGCCGGAGACCTGCTGTTCGGCACGACCGACAGCTGGCTGCTGTGGAATCTGACCGGGGGAGTGGACGGCGGTGTGCACGCCACCGACGTCACCAACGCCTCCCGCACGCTGCTGATGGATCTGACCACACTCGACTGGGATGACGCCATCCTCAGAGAGTTCGACGTTCCGCGCTCTCTGCTGCCCGACATCCGCAGTTCGTCTGAGGTGTACGGAACCATTGCCGCCGGCCTGCCGCTTGCCGGGGTGCCGGTCGCCGGCATCCTCGGCGATCAGCAGGCGGCGACCTTCGGCCAGGCGGCGTTCTCACCCGGCGAGGCGAAAAACACTTACGGCACCGGCAATTTTCTGATCGTCAACACCGGAACCGAGATCATGCGGTCGGAGCACGGCCTGCTCAGCACGGTCGCATACAAGCTGGGCGATGGGCCGGTGAATTACGCGCTGGAAGGCTCGATCGCGGTCACCGGGTCGCTGGTGCAGTGGCTCCGGGACAACCTCGGCCTGATCGACAGCGCTGATGAGATCGAACAACTCGCCGCGAGCGTGGACGACTGCGGCGGCGCATACATCGTGCCGGCCTTCAGTGGACTGTTCGCGCCGTACTGGCGGCCGGATGCCCGTGGCGCCATCGTCGGACTCACCCGGTTCGTGACCAAGGCGCACCTGGCCAGGGCGGCGCTCGAGTCGACGGCGTACCAGACCTGGGAGGTGCTCGACGCGGTCAACGCCGACGGCGGCACACCGATCGCCGAGCTCAAGGTCGACGGCGGCATGGCGGTCAATTCGCTGCTGATGCAGTTCCAGGCGGACATCCTCGGCGTGCCGGTGGTGCGCCCGCAGGTCACCGAGACGACCGCGCTCGGCGCGGCATACGCGGCCGGGCTCGCCGTCGGGGTGTGGGCCGATCTCGACGAGCTGCGTCAGCACTGGAGGGAGGACGAGCGCTGGATCCCCGCGCTCGCCCCGACCGAACGCGACCGGCTCCGACGCACCTGGCGGAAGGCCGTGACCAAGACCTTCGACTGGGTGGATGCCGACACCGCCAGCTGA
- a CDS encoding trehalose-6-phosphate synthase codes for MNDSRAASYDFVVVANRLPVDRVIEPDGTEYWKGSPGGLVTALVPVMRASGGAWVGWAGQPDLTIEPFDNDGIHIVPISLSEAEVETYYEGFSNDTLWPLYHDVIAPPSYHRVWWDSYVTVNRRFAEATAAAAAPGATVWVQDYQLQLVPRMLRELRPDLTIGFFNHIPFPPYGIFSQLPWRRQIIEGLLGADIIGFQRVADASNFARAVRRLLGHTTRGNTIWVPGASPRTVTAKAFPISIDSQGFEELARRPEIQERARQIREDLGNPTTVMLGVDRLDYTKGIGHRLKAYGELLGDGRVSVEDVVLVQVASPSRERVETYRQLRDEIELTVGRINGDFGTISHAAVNYLHHGFPREEMVALYLAADVMLVTALRDGMNLVAKEYAAVRFDNDGVLLLSEFAGASDELRTALRINPHDIDGMKEAMLQAIAMPKAERRRRMRAMRKRVLENDVARWSSGFLTALEATRS; via the coding sequence ATGAACGATTCACGAGCAGCCAGTTATGACTTCGTCGTCGTTGCCAACCGCCTGCCCGTCGATCGGGTCATCGAACCAGATGGTACCGAGTACTGGAAGGGTTCGCCCGGCGGACTCGTGACCGCGCTGGTGCCGGTGATGCGGGCATCCGGGGGAGCTTGGGTGGGCTGGGCCGGCCAGCCCGACCTCACCATCGAGCCGTTCGACAACGACGGCATCCACATCGTGCCGATCAGCCTCAGCGAGGCCGAGGTGGAGACCTACTACGAAGGCTTCAGCAATGACACGCTGTGGCCGCTTTACCACGACGTCATTGCGCCGCCGAGCTACCACCGCGTCTGGTGGGACAGCTACGTGACGGTGAACCGACGCTTCGCCGAGGCGACGGCAGCGGCAGCGGCCCCGGGCGCCACGGTCTGGGTGCAGGATTACCAGCTGCAACTGGTGCCGCGGATGCTGCGCGAGCTCCGCCCCGACCTGACGATCGGCTTCTTCAACCACATCCCGTTCCCGCCGTACGGCATCTTCTCGCAGCTGCCCTGGCGGCGCCAGATCATCGAGGGCCTGCTCGGCGCCGACATCATCGGCTTCCAGCGGGTGGCGGATGCCTCCAATTTCGCCCGCGCAGTGCGCCGGCTGCTCGGCCACACCACCCGCGGCAACACCATCTGGGTGCCGGGTGCCAGCCCGCGCACCGTGACCGCGAAGGCGTTCCCGATCTCGATCGATTCGCAGGGTTTCGAGGAGCTCGCCCGCCGACCCGAGATCCAGGAACGCGCCAGACAGATCCGGGAAGACCTCGGCAACCCGACAACGGTGATGCTCGGCGTCGATCGTCTCGACTACACCAAGGGCATCGGCCACCGTCTGAAGGCCTACGGGGAGCTGCTCGGCGACGGACGGGTCTCGGTCGAAGACGTGGTGCTCGTGCAGGTGGCGAGCCCGAGCCGGGAACGGGTGGAGACCTACCGGCAGCTCCGCGACGAGATTGAGCTCACGGTGGGCCGCATCAACGGCGACTTCGGCACCATCAGCCACGCGGCGGTCAACTACCTGCACCACGGATTCCCGCGCGAAGAGATGGTGGCGCTGTATCTGGCCGCCGACGTCATGCTGGTGACCGCGCTGCGCGACGGCATGAACCTGGTGGCCAAGGAATACGCGGCCGTGCGGTTCGATAACGACGGCGTGCTGCTGCTGAGCGAGTTCGCCGGGGCATCCGATGAGCTGCGCACCGCGCTTCGCATCAACCCGCACGACATCGACGGGATGAAGGAGGCGATGCTGCAGGCCATCGCGATGCCCAAGGCCGAGCGCCGTCGACGGATGCGCGCCATGCGCAAGCGCGTGCTCGAGAACGACGTCGCCCGCTGGTCATCCGGGTTCCTCACGGCGCTGGAGGCGACGCGGTCGTGA
- a CDS encoding glycosyltransferase → MPIARLPIARLPTARHLALTWSIPDQYGGMTTALFERSRAFKAHGGAAVDVLTFDNRVDYPARLTTLRELGAVSPGTTVLNLWDWLRERELPPRASRGTGLFTPLSINDGFSTAERDGRVLTRTRVAADGSTELQTDYYREDGSLLASDRRDCREEGVRGGRSVVLCDPAGRPTVHFSRITPLYHAWVDAVAGADDSIIIVDSKTVANLFVDYRRPRTLTIHIVHGSHSADPGNPRSGFSPLRAAALERADRFDAVVLLTARQKRELRRVLDPARNLAVIPNQLTGEADAGATRVATRGIMMASLTVRKRVDHAITAVARAQQRASSQLTLDIYGDGPLRPGLAAVADDLAAPGSVRLHGHLPHARRQLPAASFLLLTSTSEGFPLVLLEAMQNGCLPIAYDIRYGPAELIRDGVNGFLVPDGDVEALADAITRLRSLPDAAVARMRKRAQRTAARYSASATTRRWGARMRHLRRRQSTRRLLGTVKRALRSVRARIVRRRL, encoded by the coding sequence ATGCCCATCGCACGCCTGCCCATCGCACGCCTGCCCACAGCGCGCCATCTCGCCCTCACCTGGAGTATTCCCGACCAGTACGGCGGCATGACCACGGCGCTGTTCGAACGCTCCCGCGCCTTCAAGGCGCACGGCGGGGCAGCGGTTGACGTGCTCACCTTCGACAACCGCGTCGACTACCCGGCACGCCTGACGACGCTCCGGGAGCTCGGCGCCGTCTCGCCGGGCACCACGGTGCTGAACCTGTGGGACTGGTTGCGGGAACGTGAGCTGCCGCCGCGGGCCAGCCGCGGCACCGGGCTGTTCACACCGCTGTCCATTAACGACGGATTCAGCACCGCCGAGCGAGACGGGCGAGTCCTGACGCGAACCCGTGTCGCGGCAGACGGCAGCACCGAACTGCAGACCGACTACTACCGGGAGGACGGGTCGCTGCTTGCCAGCGATCGCCGCGACTGCCGGGAGGAGGGCGTGCGTGGCGGCCGATCCGTGGTGCTGTGCGATCCGGCCGGACGCCCCACCGTGCACTTCTCACGAATCACGCCGCTGTATCACGCCTGGGTCGACGCGGTGGCGGGTGCTGACGACTCCATCATCATCGTGGACAGCAAGACGGTCGCGAACCTGTTTGTCGACTACCGGCGCCCACGCACCCTCACTATCCACATCGTGCACGGATCGCATTCCGCCGATCCGGGCAACCCCCGCAGCGGGTTTTCCCCGCTGCGCGCGGCCGCGCTGGAACGGGCCGACCGGTTCGATGCCGTCGTGCTGCTCACTGCGCGGCAGAAGCGGGAGCTGCGCCGCGTTCTCGACCCGGCGCGCAACCTGGCCGTCATCCCGAATCAGCTCACCGGCGAAGCGGATGCCGGTGCGACCCGCGTTGCCACCCGAGGCATCATGATGGCGTCACTGACCGTCCGGAAACGGGTCGATCACGCGATCACCGCCGTGGCGCGGGCGCAGCAGCGCGCGTCCAGCCAGCTGACACTCGACATTTACGGCGACGGGCCCCTCCGCCCGGGGCTGGCGGCCGTGGCCGACGACCTCGCCGCACCCGGCAGCGTGCGGTTGCACGGGCACCTCCCGCATGCTCGTCGGCAGCTGCCCGCCGCGTCCTTCCTGCTGCTGACCTCCACGTCGGAAGGATTTCCGCTGGTGCTGCTTGAGGCGATGCAGAACGGCTGCCTGCCCATCGCCTACGACATCCGCTACGGCCCCGCCGAGCTGATCCGGGACGGGGTGAACGGATTCCTGGTGCCCGACGGTGACGTGGAGGCGCTCGCCGATGCGATCACCCGGCTGCGCAGCCTTCCCGACGCCGCCGTCGCGCGCATGCGGAAGCGAGCGCAGCGCACCGCGGCACGCTATTCGGCGAGCGCGACCACCAGACGATGGGGTGCACGGATGCGCCACCTGCGCCGCCGGCAGAGCACTCGACGGCTGCTCGGCACGGTCAAGCGCGCGCTGCGCAGCGTGCGCGCACGGATTGTGCGCCGCCGGCTGTGA
- a CDS encoding TetR/AcrR family transcriptional regulator — protein sequence MATIDHLRSVALDEFSRAGYLGTSVARIAELAGVSKSSVLYHYASKEALLDAAIGPALDGIEQILERVRRGAIDDSFVEEFVDFLLRYRLEVNIFINQRRSLVDVPVIERANALVVRLAQYFGESSTSVEDRMRFGIALGGAAYCLATAEDFSPDPHSDEQVRGALIDILSELLTPVHTQRD from the coding sequence ATGGCAACCATCGACCACCTCCGCTCCGTCGCGCTCGACGAGTTCTCGCGCGCGGGCTATCTCGGGACATCCGTCGCGCGCATCGCCGAACTGGCCGGCGTCTCCAAGTCGAGCGTGCTGTACCACTACGCCTCCAAGGAGGCACTGCTCGACGCGGCGATCGGCCCGGCACTCGACGGAATCGAGCAGATTCTCGAGCGGGTGCGTCGCGGCGCGATCGACGACTCATTCGTGGAGGAGTTCGTCGACTTCCTGCTGCGCTACCGGCTCGAGGTGAACATCTTCATCAACCAGCGCCGCTCCCTCGTGGATGTGCCGGTGATCGAACGGGCTAACGCCCTCGTGGTGCGGCTCGCGCAGTACTTCGGCGAGAGCTCGACCAGCGTGGAAGACCGCATGCGCTTCGGCATCGCCCTCGGCGGGGCGGCGTACTGCCTGGCCACCGCCGAAGACTTCTCGCCCGATCCGCACTCCGACGAGCAGGTTCGCGGCGCGCTCATCGACATCCTGAGCGAACTGCTCACCCCCGTTCACACCCAGCGCGACTAG
- a CDS encoding Na+/H+ antiporter subunit A, translating into MLVLLTVFSLGATLLPALARRFGTRVFYFAAPIPLAAFIYTVAMAPRVLSGETVTEFVRWIPQLGLALSFRLDTLAWAMSLVVTGVGVLVLLYCVRYFDDDEDGLGRFAGVFLAFAGAMYGLVVADDVYLLFVFWEATTVFSYLLIGHYTRRTASRGAALKALLVTTFGGLTMLVGLVLLSVEVGSAQLSVIIAAAPEGALTTTAVMLILVGALSKSAIVPFHFWLPSAMAAPTPVSAYLHAAAMVKAGIYLVARLAPGFADTPGWQEVIIAAGVVTMLVGGYRALRQFDLKLLLAYGTVSQLGFLLVVVGYGTRDSALAGLTLLLAHALYKATLFLVVGIIDHHAGTRDLRKLSGLGARAPALVGIAALALASMVGLPPFLGFVAKEAVFTSFISDASAGSALGWAALIGTAVGSVLTVAYSLRFFWGAFSRKPDVDDVRAARQSTEFLASPALLAVAGLALGLMPALVDGWLSGYSSQFEAAGDPYHLALWHGLEPALAISAVTLLLGALLFVGRDRVQRAQASMPDMLSASEGYWLMLRAIDRAAARITSLTQRGSLPFYLSVILLVFVVAVGTALVRNNSWPENWLLFDHPVQLAVAVIAAIAAIAATRAQKRFQAVVLVGVTGYGMAALFALQGAPDLALTQILVETITLIAFVLVLRRLPARLGERHASVRRGLRAALGIAVGLVMGAVALVSLGARTATPISADMPRMAYEGGHGVNTVNVMLVDLRGWDTMGELSVIIVAATGVASLIFIASRTDNLPRVSRRDARLQVRERLRRVADPADTAHDRAPWLLAGRRLAPRNRSILLEVVVRLLFHPIMIVSLYLLFAGHNAVGGGFAGGLVAGIALVARYLAGGRYELGAAAPLDAGKLLGAGLSLAVGTALVPLFFGADALTSTWFEWDLGVVGQIEFVTSTIFDVGVYLVVIGLILDVLRSLGAEIDRQEEELQGATT; encoded by the coding sequence ATGCTCGTCCTCCTCACGGTGTTCAGCCTCGGGGCGACGCTGCTGCCCGCGCTGGCCCGGCGATTCGGCACCCGCGTCTTCTACTTCGCGGCGCCTATTCCGCTCGCGGCATTCATCTACACCGTGGCCATGGCCCCGCGGGTGCTCAGCGGCGAAACGGTCACGGAGTTCGTGCGTTGGATCCCGCAGCTGGGACTCGCGCTGTCGTTCCGGCTCGACACGCTGGCCTGGGCGATGTCGCTCGTCGTCACCGGGGTGGGCGTGCTCGTGCTGCTCTACTGCGTGCGCTACTTCGACGACGACGAAGACGGCCTCGGCCGGTTCGCCGGCGTGTTCCTGGCCTTCGCCGGCGCGATGTACGGCCTGGTGGTCGCCGACGACGTCTACCTGCTCTTCGTCTTCTGGGAAGCCACCACGGTCTTCTCCTACCTGCTGATCGGTCACTACACCCGCAGAACCGCCAGCCGCGGCGCTGCACTCAAGGCGTTGCTGGTGACCACGTTCGGCGGGCTGACCATGCTCGTCGGGCTGGTGCTGCTCTCGGTCGAGGTCGGCTCCGCGCAGCTGTCGGTCATCATCGCCGCAGCCCCAGAGGGTGCGCTCACCACCACGGCGGTGATGCTGATCCTGGTCGGAGCGCTGTCCAAGTCGGCGATCGTCCCGTTCCACTTCTGGCTGCCCTCCGCGATGGCGGCACCGACCCCGGTGAGCGCATACCTGCACGCGGCCGCGATGGTGAAGGCCGGCATCTACCTGGTCGCGCGCCTCGCCCCGGGATTCGCCGACACGCCCGGCTGGCAGGAAGTGATCATCGCCGCCGGCGTTGTCACCATGCTGGTCGGCGGCTACCGCGCGCTGCGGCAATTCGACCTGAAACTGCTACTCGCCTACGGAACGGTGAGCCAACTCGGCTTCCTGCTCGTCGTGGTGGGCTACGGCACTCGAGACAGCGCACTCGCCGGACTCACCCTGCTGCTCGCGCACGCGCTGTACAAGGCCACCCTCTTCCTGGTGGTCGGCATCATCGACCATCACGCCGGAACACGCGACCTGCGCAAGCTGTCCGGACTCGGCGCCAGGGCGCCCGCCCTGGTCGGCATCGCGGCACTCGCCCTCGCCTCCATGGTGGGGCTGCCGCCGTTCCTCGGCTTCGTCGCCAAGGAGGCCGTGTTCACCTCCTTCATCAGCGACGCCAGCGCCGGTTCCGCGCTGGGCTGGGCCGCGCTCATCGGTACCGCGGTCGGGTCCGTGCTCACGGTGGCGTATAGCCTGCGGTTCTTCTGGGGCGCTTTCTCCCGGAAACCGGATGTCGACGACGTGCGCGCCGCCCGGCAGAGCACCGAGTTCCTGGCGTCACCGGCGCTGCTGGCGGTCGCCGGGTTGGCGCTCGGACTGATGCCGGCGCTCGTGGACGGCTGGCTCAGCGGGTACAGCTCGCAATTCGAGGCCGCGGGGGATCCGTACCACCTGGCCCTGTGGCACGGGCTCGAGCCGGCGCTGGCGATCTCGGCGGTGACCCTACTGCTCGGCGCGCTGCTGTTCGTCGGCAGGGACCGGGTGCAGCGCGCCCAGGCCAGCATGCCGGACATGCTGAGCGCATCCGAGGGCTACTGGCTGATGCTCCGCGCCATCGACCGGGCAGCGGCCCGGATCACCTCGCTCACCCAACGCGGCTCGTTGCCGTTCTACCTCAGCGTCATCCTGCTCGTCTTCGTGGTCGCCGTCGGCACCGCCCTGGTGCGCAACAACAGCTGGCCAGAGAACTGGCTGCTATTCGACCACCCGGTGCAACTGGCCGTTGCCGTGATCGCCGCGATCGCCGCGATCGCGGCCACCCGCGCTCAGAAACGGTTCCAGGCGGTGGTGCTGGTCGGCGTGACCGGCTACGGCATGGCCGCGCTGTTCGCGCTGCAGGGGGCCCCCGACCTGGCACTCACCCAGATCCTGGTCGAGACGATCACCCTGATCGCGTTCGTGCTGGTGCTGCGCCGGTTGCCCGCCCGGCTCGGCGAACGGCACGCGTCGGTGCGCCGCGGACTGCGCGCCGCGCTCGGCATCGCCGTGGGTCTGGTGATGGGGGCGGTGGCGCTGGTGAGCCTCGGCGCCCGCACCGCCACACCCATCTCCGCGGACATGCCGCGAATGGCATACGAAGGCGGCCACGGCGTGAACACGGTCAACGTGATGCTCGTCGACCTCCGCGGCTGGGACACCATGGGCGAGCTGTCCGTGATCATCGTCGCCGCCACCGGCGTCGCCAGCCTGATCTTCATCGCCAGCCGCACCGACAACCTGCCCAGGGTGTCCCGCCGGGACGCCCGCTTGCAGGTGCGCGAGAGGCTCCGGCGAGTGGCTGACCCCGCAGACACCGCGCACGACCGCGCCCCCTGGCTGCTGGCCGGGCGCAGGCTTGCCCCGCGCAACCGCTCCATCCTGCTCGAAGTGGTGGTGCGTCTGCTCTTCCACCCGATCATGATCGTCTCGCTTTACCTGCTGTTCGCGGGGCACAACGCCGTCGGCGGCGGATTCGCCGGCGGGCTGGTGGCCGGCATCGCGCTGGTGGCGCGCTACCTGGCCGGCGGCCGGTACGAGCTCGGCGCTGCCGCCCCGCTCGACGCCGGAAAGCTGCTCGGCGCCGGTCTCAGCCTCGCGGTGGGCACGGCGCTGGTGCCGCTGTTCTTCGGCGCTGACGCGCTCACCTCCACCTGGTTCGAATGGGATCTCGGCGTTGTCGGGCAGATCGAGTTCGTCACCTCCACGATCTTCGACGTCGGCGTGTATCTCGTGGTGATCGGACTGATCCTCGACGTGCTGAGAAGCCTCGGCGCCGAGATCGACCGTCAGGAAGAAGAGCTACAGGGGGCGACGACATGA
- a CDS encoding Na+/H+ antiporter subunit D: protein MNALVPLVVLVPLIGAAATLILGRSPRIQQLVTIGALTTVLGISVALLVIVDAGGPLTMVVGGWDAPFGIVLVVDRLSALLLLVSSIVLLAVLLFSVGQGLADGDNETPVSIYNPTYLILATGVFNAFIAGDLFNLYVGFEILLVSSYVLITMGGTEPRIRAGTTYIVVSLVSSILFLASIAMIYGAIGTVNIAQISVRMDEIPADVRLILHLMLLIAFGIKAAVFPLSFWLPDSYPTAPAPVTAVFAGLLTKVGVYAIIRTETIMFPLPELNTVLMVVALLTMVIGILGAVAQADIKRLLSFTLISHIGYMILGVGLGTVAGLSAVIYYIVHHIVVQTTLFLATGLIERQGGTTSINRLGGLLKAAPVIAVLFFIPALNLGGIPPFSGFIGKLGLFEASAQVATPMAYVLIGAGALVSLLTLYALARVWNMAFWRSADEVKDYDSTLLTELTEAPNGAVMTDKRTVPRLMTAATAGMVLVSLALTVFAGPLYGVASRAGENLNGPDRYVEAVLPEEAR, encoded by the coding sequence GTGAACGCGCTCGTTCCCCTCGTGGTGCTGGTACCGCTGATCGGTGCCGCGGCCACCCTGATTCTCGGCCGGAGCCCGCGCATCCAGCAACTGGTCACGATCGGCGCGCTCACCACGGTGCTCGGCATCAGTGTGGCGCTGCTCGTCATCGTCGACGCCGGCGGCCCGCTCACCATGGTGGTCGGCGGCTGGGACGCCCCGTTCGGCATTGTGCTGGTGGTGGACCGCCTGTCGGCGCTGCTGTTGCTGGTGTCGTCCATCGTGCTGCTGGCGGTGCTGCTGTTCTCAGTCGGCCAGGGCCTCGCCGACGGCGACAACGAAACCCCGGTGTCGATCTACAACCCGACATACCTGATCCTCGCCACCGGTGTCTTCAACGCGTTCATCGCCGGCGACCTGTTCAACCTGTACGTCGGATTCGAGATCCTGCTGGTCTCCAGCTACGTGCTGATCACCATGGGCGGTACCGAGCCGCGGATCCGAGCCGGCACCACATACATCGTGGTCAGCCTGGTTTCCTCCATCCTGTTCCTCGCCTCGATCGCGATGATCTACGGCGCCATCGGCACGGTCAACATCGCCCAGATCTCGGTGCGGATGGACGAGATCCCGGCCGACGTGCGGCTGATCCTGCACCTGATGCTGCTGATCGCGTTCGGCATCAAGGCGGCGGTGTTCCCGCTGTCGTTCTGGCTGCCCGACTCCTACCCGACCGCGCCAGCCCCGGTCACCGCGGTCTTCGCCGGGTTGCTCACCAAGGTGGGCGTGTACGCCATCATCCGCACCGAGACCATCATGTTCCCGCTGCCGGAGCTGAACACTGTGCTGATGGTGGTGGCGCTGCTCACCATGGTCATCGGCATTCTCGGCGCGGTCGCGCAGGCCGACATCAAACGACTGCTTTCGTTCACCCTGATCAGCCACATCGGCTACATGATCCTCGGCGTCGGACTCGGCACCGTGGCGGGCCTGAGCGCGGTGATCTACTACATCGTGCACCACATCGTGGTGCAGACCACGTTGTTCCTGGCCACCGGCCTGATCGAGCGGCAGGGCGGAACCACGTCGATCAACCGGCTGGGCGGGCTGCTGAAGGCGGCCCCGGTGATCGCCGTGCTGTTCTTCATCCCCGCGCTCAACCTCGGCGGCATCCCGCCGTTCTCCGGCTTCATCGGCAAACTGGGGCTGTTCGAGGCGAGCGCCCAGGTGGCAACGCCCATGGCGTACGTGCTGATCGGCGCCGGTGCACTGGTGTCACTGCTCACCCTGTATGCGCTCGCCCGCGTCTGGAACATGGCATTCTGGCGCTCCGCCGACGAGGTGAAGGACTACGACTCCACGCTGCTGACCGAGCTCACCGAGGCGCCGAACGGTGCCGTGATGACCGACAAGCGCACCGTGCCCCGGCTGATGACCGCGGCCACGGCGGGCATGGTGCTGGTGAGCCTTGCCCTCACCGTGTTCGCCGGGCCGCTGTACGGCGTCGCCTCCCGCGCCGGGGAGAACCTGAACGGCCCAGACCGGTATGTCGAGGCCGTCCTTCCCGAGGAGGCGCGATGA
- a CDS encoding Na(+)/H(+) antiporter subunit C produces the protein MTISLVMIGLMVVLYACGIYLMLERSMTRVLLGFLLVGNATNLLILSMSGGFGAAPILVDGVESEDVSDPLPQALILTAIVITFGVSAFLMALIYRSWRLANEDVVYDDADDLAMRRRSIISEDEPEEETVSDTEFGEEAEAAVTAISDSADGPADSPQTDGRDS, from the coding sequence ATGACCATCTCGCTCGTGATGATCGGCCTGATGGTCGTGCTGTACGCCTGCGGCATCTATCTGATGCTCGAACGCAGCATGACTCGGGTGCTGCTCGGATTCCTGCTGGTCGGCAATGCCACCAATCTGCTGATCCTGAGCATGTCCGGCGGCTTCGGCGCGGCGCCCATCCTGGTCGACGGCGTGGAATCGGAGGACGTGTCCGACCCGCTGCCGCAGGCGCTGATCCTCACCGCGATCGTCATCACCTTCGGCGTCTCCGCCTTCCTGATGGCCCTCATCTACCGGTCGTGGCGGCTCGCCAACGAAGACGTGGTCTACGACGATGCCGACGACCTCGCGATGCGCCGGCGCTCGATCATCAGCGAGGACGAACCAGAGGAGGAAACCGTCAGCGACACCGAGTTCGGCGAAGAGGCGGAAGCGGCCGTCACCGCGATCTCCGACAGCGCCGACGGGCCTGCGGACTCGCCGCAGACAGACGGGAGGGACTCGTGA